Proteins encoded by one window of Nostoc sp. PCC 7120 = FACHB-418:
- a CDS encoding filamentous hemagglutinin N-terminal domain-containing protein, whose translation MSGISIHWYWLQGLGITISSTTVFWSNCSLAQITPDTTLPINSNITTEGNTRIIERGTQAGSNLFHSFQEFSVPTSGTAFFNNPTNIQNIISRVTGGSVSNIDGLIRANATANLFLINPNGIIFGQNARLDIGGSFVGSTANRLKFADGFEFSATAPQKTPLLTINIPTGLQFGENPGDIRVQGIGGQLSSEEGQGLRVPLGKTLALVGGNVTIERAFLNAPGGRIELGSVTGVNQVNLNQTHQGWTLNYQNVSNFRDIQIFRSFVNITPEEDSNIQSQQESSAISFRASQLNLETSVIRANTFTSAPGGNVSINVQQLIMKGGASIVTQVFDTGSGGDLTINALDSVELIGTPVEFPIDTILSTQTSGAGKAGSVTINTPVLVLKDRATISATTFGVGKAGNLIINTRELLVKDRAGMFVRSRGIGNAGSLIINASSVHLDNGTLTANTRSINTDPNQTQATITLRVKDLVLLRRNSNITADATGENVIGGDVNIDTKFLVASENSDITATSNDFRGGRVRVKAIGIFGTQSQNERTSASDITARGKTPELSGSIELNTPDVDPSRGLVELPVNLVDASQQIAQGCTPRRGQSNSFVVTGRGGMPLSPSEPLRQRAVITQWVTLDEEIGNETNTQAKTTLAENQQPIVEAQRWLVDKRGDVQLVAQQVLNEMRIQESGVISCSVNRL comes from the coding sequence ATGTCTGGGATATCTATACATTGGTATTGGCTGCAAGGACTAGGAATTACTATAAGTAGCACTACAGTTTTTTGGTCAAACTGCTCACTAGCTCAAATCACCCCGGATACTACTCTCCCAATTAATTCCAATATCACAACAGAGGGGAACACCCGCATTATTGAGAGAGGAACTCAAGCAGGAAGTAATCTTTTTCACAGTTTTCAAGAGTTTTCTGTGCCTACTAGCGGTACAGCTTTCTTTAATAATCCTACAAATATTCAAAATATTATTAGTCGGGTAACAGGTGGCTCTGTTTCTAACATTGACGGATTAATCCGCGCTAACGCTACAGCCAATCTATTTCTAATTAATCCTAATGGAATTATTTTTGGGCAGAATGCACGGTTGGATATTGGCGGTTCCTTTGTCGGTAGCACTGCTAATAGGTTGAAATTTGCTGATGGCTTTGAGTTTAGTGCAACGGCTCCACAAAAAACACCCTTATTAACTATAAATATTCCTACAGGCTTACAATTTGGGGAGAATCCTGGAGATATTCGCGTGCAGGGGATTGGTGGACAATTGAGTAGCGAGGAGGGGCAGGGACTCAGAGTACCTTTAGGTAAAACTTTAGCTCTTGTCGGTGGCAATGTAACCATAGAGAGAGCTTTTCTAAACGCTCCAGGGGGACGAATTGAATTAGGTAGTGTCACTGGAGTTAATCAGGTCAATCTCAATCAAACACACCAAGGCTGGACGTTAAACTATCAAAATGTCAGCAACTTTAGAGATATTCAAATTTTTAGAAGTTTTGTCAATATTACTCCTGAAGAAGATAGCAACATTCAAAGTCAACAAGAGAGTAGTGCAATTTCCTTCCGAGCCTCACAGTTAAATTTGGAAACCTCTGTCATCAGAGCAAATACTTTCACTTCAGCACCGGGTGGAAATGTCAGCATTAATGTCCAACAATTAATTATGAAGGGAGGAGCATCTATAGTAACTCAAGTCTTTGACACGGGTTCGGGAGGAGATTTGACAATAAATGCCTTAGATTCCGTGGAATTGATTGGCACTCCTGTAGAATTTCCGATTGATACTATCTTATCTACTCAAACTTCTGGAGCAGGAAAGGCTGGTTCGGTGACAATTAACACTCCGGTATTAGTCCTTAAAGATAGAGCAACAATAAGTGCTACTACATTTGGTGTAGGTAAAGCGGGGAATTTGATTATAAACACCCGTGAGCTTTTAGTTAAGGATAGAGCTGGAATGTTTGTTAGAAGTCGAGGAATAGGGAATGCAGGAAGTTTAATTATCAATGCGAGTTCTGTTCATTTGGACAATGGCACTTTGACGGCTAACACTCGCAGCATCAATACTGATCCTAATCAAACACAGGCAACTATTACCTTGCGTGTAAAAGATTTGGTATTATTGCGTCGAAATAGCAACATTACTGCTGACGCTACTGGCGAAAATGTGATTGGGGGTGATGTTAATATTGACACTAAATTCTTAGTCGCATCTGAAAATAGCGATATCACAGCCACTTCCAATGACTTTCGTGGCGGTCGGGTCAGAGTAAAAGCTATCGGCATCTTCGGCACCCAGTCGCAGAATGAACGTACTTCCGCAAGTGACATTACCGCTAGAGGTAAAACTCCGGAATTGAGTGGCAGTATAGAACTTAACACACCCGATGTTGACCCTAGTCGGGGATTAGTGGAACTACCTGTAAATTTGGTTGATGCATCACAGCAAATCGCTCAGGGCTGCACTCCTAGACGTGGGCAAAGTAATAGTTTTGTTGTCACCGGACGTGGAGGAATGCCTTTAAGTCCCAGTGAACCATTGCGTCAAAGAGCAGTTATTACCCAATGGGTGACGCTGGATGAAGAGATAGGAAATGAGACAAACACCCAAGCAAAAACAACTTTAGCTGAAAATCAACAGCCAATTGTCGAGGCTCAGAGATGGCTAGTAGATAAGCGAGGTGATGTTCAGCTTGTGGCTCAACAAGTACTAAATGAAATGAGAATTCAGGAGTCAGGAGTCATATCATGTTCGGTTAATCGCTTATAA
- a CDS encoding CHASE2 domain-containing protein: MTKLIVLKFGKGSFETGFPVTLQIGEENSRPESEVIGELPPEKELPLNFNCWQSIYRSLDFAARPKGLTKQKLLIANEQQCLEAAQQLRDCFNYWLQSESFRPIREKWLEKLQTSDIIRVILQTQDYQLQKLPWHLWELIERYPNAEIALSTPIYEKVEFSPISTATVKILALLGDSHGINIGTDRLLLEQLPNTKIHFLVEPSCEDLTDNLWQQNWDILFFAGHSSSQSTGETGQIYINQTESLTISQLKYALRQAVERGLKLAIFNSCDGLGLAREFASLQIPQLIVMREPVPDRVAQTFLKHFLQAYAGGKSLYLAVREARERLQGLDGQFPCASWLPVIYQNLAEIPASWQELIGKEMEGQKSKGAYGKSLSVPHFLWLGCASLAIALFVIGVRYVGMLQGLELQAFDRLQQLRPDEQPDSRLLVVTITEEDVQSQSQEKPQGSLSDESLLKLLKKLEAYQPQSIGLDIYRDRPVKPELPELAKHLYNSKHLSAVCRVSDAQSEHPGIKPPPEITPERLGFSDLVIDSDNIVRRHLLALTPPPSSPCKAQYAFSVQVALRYLAAHNISLKFTNDGAWKLGKTAFKPLTAHTSGYQGIDASGHQILLNYRKERSLQEFVPQVSLTEVLTGKINANTVKNKIVLIGTTAESFEDYSFTPNITNQGAIEKIPGVILQAQMISQLLSAALDGRSLIWAWSVWQETIWIWGWSLTGSLLAWYIRPLFYLGIVTSIAIASLYGICFVVLIQYSTWIPLIPSAIALISSIILIAYFTRYFPRSA, encoded by the coding sequence GTGACTAAATTGATAGTTTTGAAATTTGGCAAAGGGAGCTTTGAGACTGGGTTTCCAGTTACTCTCCAGATTGGAGAAGAAAATAGTCGCCCTGAAAGTGAAGTTATCGGCGAACTTCCGCCAGAGAAAGAATTACCGTTAAATTTTAATTGTTGGCAATCGATTTATCGTAGCTTAGATTTTGCCGCTCGTCCTAAAGGGCTAACAAAACAAAAGCTGTTAATTGCAAATGAGCAACAGTGTCTTGAAGCAGCTCAACAATTACGCGACTGCTTTAACTATTGGTTACAATCAGAATCTTTCCGCCCGATCCGCGAAAAATGGCTCGAAAAGCTTCAAACATCTGACATAATTCGGGTAATCTTGCAAACTCAAGACTATCAACTTCAAAAACTCCCTTGGCATCTTTGGGAGTTAATAGAACGTTATCCAAATGCAGAAATCGCCTTAAGTACGCCTATTTATGAAAAAGTCGAATTTTCCCCAATATCAACTGCAACTGTGAAAATTTTGGCATTATTAGGTGATAGTCATGGAATCAATATAGGCACAGACCGTTTACTTCTAGAACAACTGCCTAATACAAAAATTCACTTTCTTGTAGAACCATCTTGTGAAGACTTAACAGATAATCTCTGGCAGCAAAATTGGGATATTCTATTTTTTGCTGGACATAGTTCAAGCCAAAGTACAGGAGAAACAGGTCAAATCTACATTAACCAAACAGAAAGTTTGACAATTAGTCAGTTAAAGTATGCTCTCAGGCAAGCAGTTGAGCGCGGTTTAAAGTTAGCAATTTTTAATTCATGTGATGGTTTAGGACTGGCGCGAGAATTTGCTTCTTTACAGATTCCCCAGTTGATTGTCATGCGCGAACCTGTTCCAGACCGGGTGGCGCAAACATTTCTCAAGCATTTTTTGCAAGCATACGCTGGAGGCAAATCGCTTTATCTAGCAGTCCGCGAAGCTAGAGAAAGACTGCAAGGATTGGATGGACAATTTCCCTGTGCAAGTTGGCTACCTGTGATTTATCAAAATCTCGCAGAGATACCAGCTAGTTGGCAGGAGTTGATAGGTAAAGAGATGGAGGGGCAAAAGAGCAAAGGGGCCTACGGGAAGAGTTTGTCTGTCCCTCATTTTCTTTGGCTTGGTTGCGCGAGTTTGGCGATCGCCCTTTTTGTCATAGGTGTAAGATACGTAGGAATGCTGCAAGGATTGGAGTTACAAGCGTTCGATCGCTTGCAGCAACTACGCCCAGATGAACAGCCTGATTCTCGCTTGTTGGTTGTGACGATCACCGAAGAAGATGTGCAATCACAGTCTCAAGAAAAACCCCAGGGTTCTCTCTCAGATGAATCACTGTTGAAATTGTTGAAAAAATTAGAGGCATATCAACCACAATCAATAGGATTAGATATTTACCGTGATCGCCCTGTTAAGCCAGAGTTACCAGAATTGGCAAAGCATCTATATAACAGTAAACATCTAAGTGCAGTCTGTCGAGTTAGCGATGCCCAATCTGAGCATCCCGGCATCAAACCCCCGCCGGAAATAACACCAGAACGCTTAGGCTTTAGTGATTTAGTAATCGACTCAGATAACATTGTCCGTCGCCATTTATTAGCATTAACACCGCCGCCCTCTTCACCTTGCAAAGCCCAATATGCTTTCAGCGTACAAGTAGCACTGCGTTACTTGGCTGCTCACAATATTTCTCTAAAATTTACCAATGATGGTGCTTGGAAACTCGGCAAGACAGCTTTTAAACCACTAACAGCACACACTAGTGGATATCAAGGCATCGATGCTTCAGGACACCAAATTTTGTTGAATTATCGTAAAGAGCGATCGCTACAGGAATTTGTGCCGCAGGTATCGTTAACAGAAGTACTCACAGGAAAAATAAATGCTAATACAGTCAAAAACAAAATTGTTCTGATTGGTACAACAGCCGAAAGCTTTGAAGATTACTCATTTACACCCAATATCACAAATCAAGGTGCGATCGAGAAAATACCAGGTGTTATTCTGCAAGCGCAAATGATTAGTCAATTGTTAAGTGCAGCCCTCGATGGACGATCGCTCATCTGGGCTTGGTCTGTTTGGCAAGAAACAATTTGGATTTGGGGATGGTCGTTAACAGGGAGTTTACTGGCTTGGTACATTCGGCCATTGTTCTATTTAGGAATAGTAACTTCAATCGCGATCGCCAGCCTCTACGGAATATGCTTTGTTGTTTTAATTCAGTACAGCACTTGGATACCACTGATTCCCTCTGCGATCGCCCTCATTAGTAGTATTATCCTAATTGCCTACTTTACGAGATATTTTCCCCGCTCTGCGTAA
- a CDS encoding HlyD family efflux transporter periplasmic adaptor subunit: MNIQYKFDQPVLLQQTSTWSRAIAWTIVGVSVFTIIWASVFKIEESVHATGKLEPQGAVKEIQAPVNGVVKKILVKDGQRVKKGEILVSLEQTTSEAELTSLKQSRAAQLQSKQSLELENDFYRRQLQGNISQQQIAQQTAILKIQPELALLTKSRSAIFAENELYRAQLNGTTTGVILTREQQLRLQNRQQELESRLATAKLETQQTQQQLLQTQAQLGSAQDVLVINRQIYQNLKMLDKEGAYPRMQILKQEQEVNVKQAEVMRLTQEKQRLQLAVTQANEKFRNTAALSQEDLLAKITDNDKRIAEIDSQLTKVIIENQKRLYEINSQIAEIDSELAQAQQTLKYQKIAAPVDGTVFELKAQTAGFVVNSSETILKLVPSDNLVAKVYITNRDIGFVQEGQQVDVRIDSFPFQEYGDIKGELIEIGSDALPPDEVYNFWRFSAKVRLNGQKLLINQRQILLQSGMSINGNIKLRQRTVMSIFTDFLVDKAENLKSVR, encoded by the coding sequence ATGAATATTCAATACAAATTTGATCAACCAGTTCTTTTACAACAAACTTCTACTTGGTCAAGGGCGATCGCTTGGACTATCGTTGGAGTTAGTGTCTTTACAATAATTTGGGCATCAGTATTTAAAATTGAAGAATCAGTTCATGCTACTGGTAAACTAGAACCACAAGGCGCAGTTAAAGAAATTCAGGCTCCGGTTAACGGTGTTGTTAAAAAGATTCTAGTTAAAGATGGTCAACGAGTCAAAAAAGGTGAAATACTCGTTAGCTTAGAACAAACAACTTCTGAGGCAGAACTTACTTCCTTGAAACAAAGTCGCGCGGCTCAGTTGCAATCAAAACAGTCTTTAGAACTAGAAAATGATTTTTACCGCCGTCAGTTGCAAGGAAATATTTCACAGCAGCAAATAGCACAGCAAACAGCTATTTTAAAAATACAACCAGAACTAGCTTTATTAACTAAAAGTCGATCTGCTATCTTTGCCGAAAACGAATTATATCGCGCCCAATTAAACGGCACAACTACCGGAGTAATACTCACAAGAGAACAACAGTTACGCTTGCAAAATCGCCAGCAAGAATTAGAATCACGCTTGGCAACAGCTAAGTTAGAAACGCAACAGACACAACAACAATTACTCCAAACTCAAGCGCAATTAGGTAGCGCTCAAGATGTGTTAGTAATTAATCGCCAAATTTATCAAAACCTCAAAATGCTAGATAAAGAGGGTGCATACCCCAGAATGCAAATCCTCAAACAGGAGCAAGAAGTAAATGTGAAACAAGCAGAAGTAATGCGCCTAACTCAAGAAAAGCAACGATTACAGTTAGCCGTTACCCAAGCAAATGAAAAATTTCGGAATACTGCGGCACTGTCTCAAGAAGACTTACTCGCTAAAATTACAGATAATGATAAAAGAATTGCAGAAATTGATAGTCAATTAACTAAAGTAATTATTGAAAATCAGAAACGACTTTATGAGATTAATAGTCAAATTGCAGAGATTGACAGCGAGTTAGCTCAAGCACAACAAACGTTGAAATATCAAAAAATTGCTGCTCCCGTAGATGGAACTGTGTTTGAACTCAAAGCTCAAACAGCAGGATTTGTTGTCAACTCCAGCGAAACAATTCTTAAACTCGTTCCTAGTGATAACTTAGTTGCTAAAGTTTACATCACCAACCGTGACATTGGCTTTGTGCAAGAAGGGCAACAAGTAGATGTGAGGATTGATTCTTTTCCTTTTCAAGAGTACGGTGATATAAAAGGCGAGTTAATTGAAATTGGTTCTGATGCTCTACCTCCAGACGAAGTTTATAATTTCTGGCGTTTTTCTGCAAAAGTACGCCTCAATGGACAGAAGTTACTGATTAATCAACGCCAAATTCTATTGCAATCAGGGATGTCTATTAATGGCAATATTAAATTGCGTCAACGCACAGTTATGAGTATCTTTACTGATTTCTTAGTGGATAAAGCTGAAAACTTAAAATCTGTTAGATAA
- a CDS encoding DUF1822 family protein has protein sequence MIFDVTSIPEQLTLEISLSSQTLELQGFSTSGARWRGRLNQMCLDAFLLWLREEVENARVWTQTAALPSFWEFVNGTAIACEEIRLVLIPTTAIDTDELRVPQEWVDIPDWVADYYIAVQVNPNGGWVTICGYTTHRQLKTKGVYDASDRAYCLDENDLIKDINGLWITRQLCPEEILRESVAPLPTLPLAQAENLLERLGNSEVVFPRLAIPFELWGALLTHGGWRQGLYERRQGLPEQWSIQEWLQAGVSNLAQQLGWGMTRLQLAARGLRSRETDESSVSLSRQLTLAGQAYELRVFQRGNLEDNIWRFELRNANPDAMIPAGFRLRLLTEDLQPFVNNEDTATEAISQLYIDVELEPGEGLVWEIEPTPDDYDREILRF, from the coding sequence ATGATTTTTGATGTCACCTCAATTCCTGAACAGCTCACCTTGGAAATTTCGTTATCATCGCAAACCCTAGAATTACAAGGTTTTTCCACATCAGGCGCACGCTGGCGAGGTCGTCTTAACCAAATGTGCTTAGATGCATTTTTACTGTGGTTGAGAGAAGAAGTTGAAAATGCCAGAGTTTGGACTCAAACAGCAGCGTTACCTAGCTTTTGGGAATTTGTAAATGGAACTGCGATCGCTTGTGAAGAGATAAGATTAGTATTGATTCCCACAACGGCAATAGATACAGACGAATTGCGCGTACCCCAAGAATGGGTAGATATTCCCGATTGGGTTGCTGATTATTATATTGCAGTACAAGTTAATCCTAATGGTGGCTGGGTGACAATTTGCGGATATACCACCCATCGTCAATTGAAAACTAAAGGGGTTTATGATGCAAGCGATCGCGCTTACTGTTTAGATGAAAATGATTTAATTAAAGACATCAATGGTTTGTGGATTACCCGACAACTTTGTCCAGAGGAAATTTTACGTGAGTCAGTTGCACCTTTACCGACATTACCTTTAGCACAAGCAGAAAACTTACTCGAACGATTAGGTAATTCTGAAGTAGTCTTTCCGCGTTTAGCAATTCCCTTTGAACTTTGGGGTGCATTATTAACACATGGCGGCTGGCGACAAGGGTTGTACGAACGACGACAAGGGCTGCCTGAACAGTGGTCAATTCAGGAATGGTTGCAAGCAGGAGTATCGAATTTAGCACAGCAGCTTGGTTGGGGAATGACTAGATTGCAATTAGCTGCTCGTGGTCTGCGAAGCCGAGAAACTGATGAATCAAGTGTCTCTTTGTCCCGGCAGTTGACACTTGCTGGTCAAGCTTACGAGTTGCGCGTATTTCAAAGAGGTAACTTAGAAGACAATATATGGCGGTTTGAATTACGCAATGCAAATCCAGATGCAATGATTCCAGCAGGATTTAGACTCAGACTGTTAACCGAAGATTTACAGCCTTTTGTTAATAATGAGGATACAGCAACAGAAGCGATATCTCAGCTTTATATCGATGTAGAGTTGGAGCCAGGAGAGGGTTTAGTATGGGAAATTGAGCCAACACCGGATGACTATGATAGAGAAATTTTACGGTTTTGA
- a CDS encoding DUF928 domain-containing protein — protein MLQRLASLIAFSVILINCFSTSPALSQKSAPIRFNPPPPPPDRGLPGNRGEGASRGDCTALDLPLTALVPSYEQRLNQGAGETTITQVWGLTSVEQPSFWFYVPYNQSSIQAIEFVLQTDQNKTIHRADISVPPVPGIVRVQLQKTTAFLETNKPYHWFFKVRVVCNPNQSATLDYVEGWVQRVNLDAALRDEFKQLLPQEQASIYAKNGIWYDALTTLAELLLTGSQDLGVAEDWKNLLKVIKLEKMSTKLLI, from the coding sequence ATGCTTCAGCGACTAGCTTCACTAATTGCATTCAGTGTAATTTTGATCAACTGTTTTAGCACTTCGCCAGCCTTATCCCAAAAATCGGCACCAATTCGCTTTAACCCACCACCGCCACCACCCGATCGCGGTTTACCAGGGAACCGAGGCGAAGGAGCCTCACGAGGAGATTGTACTGCACTGGATTTGCCTTTAACCGCTCTTGTTCCAAGCTATGAACAACGCTTGAATCAGGGTGCAGGAGAAACCACAATTACTCAGGTGTGGGGCTTAACTAGTGTAGAACAGCCCAGCTTTTGGTTCTATGTTCCCTATAATCAATCTTCCATTCAGGCGATCGAATTTGTTTTACAAACCGATCAAAATAAAACAATCCATCGCGCAGATATTTCAGTACCCCCAGTACCTGGAATTGTTCGAGTGCAACTACAAAAGACTACGGCTTTCCTAGAAACTAACAAGCCATATCACTGGTTCTTCAAAGTTAGAGTTGTATGTAACCCTAACCAATCAGCGACATTGGATTATGTAGAAGGCTGGGTGCAACGTGTGAATTTGGATGCCGCATTACGTGATGAATTTAAACAATTGTTACCACAGGAACAAGCCTCCATCTACGCAAAAAACGGTATTTGGTACGATGCTTTGACAACGCTAGCAGAACTGCTCCTTACAGGTTCCCAGGATTTAGGGGTGGCTGAAGACTGGAAAAATCTACTTAAAGTAATTAAACTGGAAAAAATGTCTACAAAACTGCTTATCTAA
- a CDS encoding ISL3 family transposase, protein MKFPVEQILNLPDMKVLDFQELEGEEIIITIEKSVNYSTCPWCGQMTHSIHQNHWRIIHDLPWNKKPVLLKINRRQFKCHKCKKVFSEQLDFVDKSKGYTKRLATDIVQQVLNSNIRSVAQRNGLSDEEVESMLKKQVSHILNINLSQVKKLGIDEIALVKGKGNYLAILVDLDSHKPIEIVQSRRIEDIREVLVSWGVEILNQIEEVSIDLWLPYKNLVEELMPNANITADRFHVMKQVNDELDTMRKAEKKAAISLDNKSEKERILEALNKSKYAIIKNEDSLNEKQREKLKSVQEVSPNLAKMHSLKEQFRDIFETTKSWGDSIIKLLDWMYDALSYFPKSIGTIVRWFGEIVGYFDGRTTSGAVEGINNKLKLIKRLGYGFRNFTNFRLRSLLNWHFTINSP, encoded by the coding sequence ATGAAGTTTCCAGTAGAACAAATCCTGAATCTTCCCGATATGAAAGTATTAGATTTTCAAGAACTTGAAGGTGAAGAAATAATTATAACGATAGAAAAAAGTGTGAACTATTCGACTTGTCCTTGGTGTGGTCAAATGACTCACAGTATACATCAAAATCACTGGCGAATAATTCATGATTTACCGTGGAATAAAAAACCAGTGTTATTAAAAATAAATCGTCGGCAATTTAAATGTCATAAGTGTAAAAAAGTATTTAGCGAACAACTAGACTTTGTAGATAAAAGTAAAGGATATACTAAAAGATTAGCGACCGACATAGTTCAACAAGTATTAAATAGTAATATCCGGAGTGTTGCCCAAAGAAATGGATTAAGTGATGAAGAAGTAGAATCAATGTTAAAAAAGCAAGTCTCGCACATATTAAACATTAACCTAAGTCAGGTAAAAAAGTTAGGTATAGATGAAATAGCTTTAGTTAAAGGAAAAGGAAACTACTTAGCAATATTAGTGGATTTAGATAGTCATAAACCAATTGAGATAGTGCAATCAAGACGAATAGAAGATATTCGTGAAGTACTTGTCAGTTGGGGAGTTGAGATACTTAATCAAATTGAAGAAGTGAGCATTGACCTCTGGTTGCCTTATAAAAATTTAGTAGAAGAGTTAATGCCAAATGCTAATATAACTGCTGATAGATTTCATGTAATGAAACAAGTAAATGACGAATTAGATACTATGCGTAAAGCTGAAAAGAAAGCAGCTATATCGCTAGATAATAAATCAGAAAAAGAGCGAATATTAGAGGCATTGAATAAGAGTAAATATGCGATTATTAAAAATGAAGACTCTCTAAATGAAAAGCAAAGAGAAAAATTAAAATCTGTGCAAGAGGTGTCGCCAAATCTCGCCAAAATGCACTCACTTAAAGAACAATTTCGAGATATATTTGAAACAACTAAATCCTGGGGAGATAGTATAATAAAACTATTGGATTGGATGTATGATGCACTTTCATATTTCCCGAAAAGTATAGGTACAATAGTTAGATGGTTTGGTGAAATAGTCGGTTATTTTGACGGAAGAACCACAAGTGGTGCTGTAGAAGGAATTAATAATAAACTCAAGTTAATTAAAAGACTTGGATATGGCTTTCGTAACTTTACCAATTTCAGATTACGCAGTTTGTTAAACTGGCATTTTACTATTAATTCTCCATAA
- a CDS encoding sigma-70 family RNA polymerase sigma factor, translating into MHNCVEESSKQESEIFWAIYWHRIWQTQASPIAVAHIAAYLQEVCYWVARKMKMNVLGQHSVADFFQTAIARVDKVMKGFNPQLGSNLKIYAEYTFSNLIKDLLRKRQEVDICTDWGLLHKLSQKRLVESLKQAGYPSQIIERYVLAWSCFLQFYAPHDVATAHKLIKPDNLTLQAIAQLYNTERLSQLSSPSPACTPESLETWLVTCAKAVRSFQYPTSVSLDIPAPGQETGELLDRLTNNFQDSVLDEIIIQEEVENIALRSTEINRVLSDALAKLDPQAQVLLQTYYKQELTQQQIAQQLGIKQYTVSRQLTKIKKTLLVELAQWSQKTLHIPVKSDVIDSMSNSLEEWLIAQYRPLILLSPVESLK; encoded by the coding sequence ATGCACAATTGTGTAGAAGAGTCTTCTAAGCAAGAGTCAGAAATATTTTGGGCTATTTACTGGCATCGGATTTGGCAAACGCAAGCAAGTCCAATTGCAGTTGCTCATATTGCAGCCTATTTACAGGAAGTTTGTTACTGGGTTGCGAGAAAAATGAAAATGAATGTACTAGGTCAACATTCTGTCGCTGATTTTTTCCAAACAGCGATCGCTCGTGTTGATAAAGTTATGAAAGGCTTTAACCCACAATTGGGTTCAAATTTGAAAATCTATGCAGAATACACCTTTAGCAATCTGATTAAAGATTTGTTACGCAAGCGTCAAGAAGTTGATATCTGTACTGACTGGGGATTGCTGCACAAACTGAGTCAAAAGCGTTTGGTAGAATCTCTCAAACAGGCAGGTTATCCATCCCAAATCATTGAGCGTTATGTTCTAGCTTGGAGTTGTTTCTTGCAATTTTATGCGCCCCACGATGTTGCAACTGCTCACAAACTCATTAAACCAGATAATTTGACATTACAGGCGATCGCACAACTTTACAACACCGAACGTCTCAGTCAGCTAAGTTCTCCCAGTCCAGCCTGCACTCCAGAAAGTTTGGAAACTTGGTTAGTTACTTGTGCTAAAGCAGTGCGTTCCTTTCAATATCCCACCTCAGTTTCTCTGGATATTCCTGCACCTGGACAAGAAACGGGCGAATTACTCGACCGACTGACGAACAATTTTCAAGACTCGGTGTTAGATGAAATAATTATCCAAGAAGAAGTAGAAAACATTGCGTTGCGGAGTACAGAAATTAATCGAGTTTTGAGCGATGCGCTGGCAAAATTAGATCCCCAAGCTCAAGTACTTCTGCAAACATACTACAAGCAAGAATTAACCCAGCAGCAAATTGCTCAACAGCTAGGAATCAAACAATATACAGTTTCTCGGCAACTAACTAAAATCAAAAAGACATTACTAGTAGAGTTAGCCCAGTGGAGTCAAAAAACACTGCATATTCCGGTGAAATCTGACGTAATCGACAGTATGAGTAATTCTCTAGAAGAATGGTTGATTGCTCAGTATCGCCCTCTCATTTTGTTGTCGCCAGTGGAGTCTTTAAAATGA